The Beijerinckiaceae bacterium genome has a window encoding:
- a CDS encoding alpha/beta hydrolase, whose protein sequence is MEPSFSPVDGVRHASDSANIVLRQAELLLQVATRHAERIGRTHTALLHDTVKKTQALADATASGHVRDRTFEQMIDYWTDAGQRLVLTIDVLRERANNDLAHEAAGTPPVLIYDNETIVDGKTLKRPTNYVLLKILPPKGVEILDWKRPYMIIDPRAGHGAGIGGFKEDSQVGVALHDGHPVYFVAFRPRPEPGQTLADVMRAEAEFVKEIGKRHPKSPKPIIVGNCQGGWATMILAAANPDISGPLVINGSPLSYWSGRVGENPMRYNGGMLGGIAPALLCSDLGHGEFDGAHLVANFEQLNPSRNFWGKYYELYHDVDTGRARFLEFERWWGGYHFMTEAEIRWIVEQLFVGNRLARGEAHIERGRQIDLKSIRSPIIVFASHGDNITPPQQALNWIIDTYADENEIKIRGQRIIYMIHEKVGHLGIFVSSSVAKREHSEVGSTMKTIEALAPGLYEMQIEDQQGEGIHARFLVNFQERKMADLAAIDDGRREDELAFASVNRLSELGGEIYDLCLRPLVQSLVTPQSAAALRDLNPVRLRRGMFSDRNPAMAPVAAYAQQIVAQRKPIAPDNAFRKAEELAAGLVAQSLDFYRDMRDAWYELAFFGIYGSPLMDWVGRTHNFQRTRKDPAELRFLPEVRAILLNIERGGFTEAVIRMLIVLAEARGAVRRSRLERSAHVLSHDEPFASLGVERRTELIHEQSVIVEFEKDLAIDALAQLLPEAAERVKAVGVVEFIAGALEEMEPHTIQALQRFRRVLGLPPLEVRPADVDPLARAAS, encoded by the coding sequence ATGGAACCCTCTTTTAGCCCCGTCGACGGCGTCCGTCATGCGTCGGATTCGGCGAATATTGTCCTTCGTCAAGCTGAACTCTTGCTTCAGGTGGCGACGCGCCATGCCGAACGCATAGGCCGTACCCATACTGCGCTTTTGCATGACACGGTGAAGAAGACGCAGGCTCTGGCTGACGCAACGGCTTCGGGACATGTCCGAGACCGGACGTTCGAGCAAATGATCGATTACTGGACCGATGCCGGGCAGCGGCTGGTTCTGACGATCGACGTCTTGCGCGAGCGCGCCAACAATGATCTCGCGCATGAGGCCGCCGGCACGCCGCCGGTGCTCATCTACGATAATGAGACGATCGTCGACGGCAAAACCCTCAAGCGGCCGACCAATTACGTGCTTCTCAAGATTCTGCCGCCGAAGGGCGTGGAGATTCTGGACTGGAAGCGGCCTTATATGATTATCGATCCGCGCGCCGGGCACGGAGCCGGCATCGGCGGCTTCAAGGAGGATAGTCAGGTCGGGGTCGCGCTACACGACGGCCACCCGGTCTATTTCGTTGCCTTCCGTCCGCGTCCGGAACCCGGGCAGACACTTGCCGACGTCATGCGCGCGGAAGCGGAGTTCGTGAAGGAGATCGGTAAGCGTCATCCGAAGTCGCCGAAGCCCATCATCGTCGGAAATTGCCAGGGCGGCTGGGCAACCATGATTCTCGCCGCGGCGAATCCCGACATCAGTGGGCCGCTTGTGATCAACGGTTCTCCACTCTCCTATTGGTCGGGCCGCGTGGGCGAGAACCCCATGCGTTACAATGGCGGCATGCTCGGCGGCATCGCGCCCGCGCTTTTGTGTTCGGACCTCGGTCACGGCGAGTTCGATGGCGCCCATCTGGTCGCCAATTTCGAACAGCTCAATCCCTCACGCAATTTCTGGGGCAAGTACTACGAACTCTATCACGATGTGGACACCGGCCGTGCGCGTTTTCTAGAATTCGAGCGTTGGTGGGGCGGCTATCACTTCATGACGGAAGCCGAAATCCGTTGGATCGTCGAGCAATTGTTCGTCGGCAACCGCCTGGCACGGGGCGAAGCGCATATCGAGCGGGGCCGTCAGATCGACCTGAAGTCTATTCGCTCGCCGATCATCGTCTTCGCGAGCCATGGCGACAACATCACCCCGCCGCAGCAGGCGCTGAATTGGATCATCGACACTTACGCCGACGAAAATGAGATCAAGATCCGTGGCCAGCGGATCATCTATATGATCCACGAAAAGGTAGGACATCTAGGGATCTTCGTATCCTCGTCCGTTGCCAAACGCGAGCATTCCGAGGTCGGCTCGACCATGAAGACGATCGAGGCGCTTGCGCCCGGACTCTACGAGATGCAGATCGAGGATCAGCAGGGCGAGGGAATCCATGCCCGCTTTCTCGTCAACTTCCAGGAGCGGAAGATGGCGGACTTGGCGGCCATCGACGATGGGCGCCGCGAAGATGAGCTCGCCTTTGCGTCTGTAAATCGCCTCTCCGAGCTCGGCGGGGAGATCTATGATCTCTGCCTGAGGCCATTGGTCCAATCTCTCGTGACACCTCAGAGTGCGGCGGCGCTACGCGACCTTAACCCCGTTCGTTTGCGGCGTGGCATGTTTTCCGATCGCAATCCGGCGATGGCCCCGGTAGCCGCCTATGCGCAGCAGATCGTGGCCCAGCGCAAGCCTATCGCGCCCGACAATGCCTTCCGCAAAGCCGAGGAATTAGCGGCAGGTCTTGTCGCTCAGAGTCTCGACTTCTATAGAGACATGCGCGACGCCTGGTACGAACTGGCCTTTTTCGGGATCTATGGTTCGCCCCTGATGGATTGGGTGGGCCGCACCCATAATTTCCAGCGCACCCGCAAGGACCCGGCCGAGTTGAGGTTCCTCCCCGAGGTCCGGGCTATTCTTCTTAATATCGAGCGCGGCGGCTTCACCGAGGCGGTGATCCGCATGCTCATCGTGCTGGCCGAAGCGCGCGGCGCGGTCCGCCGCTCGCGGCTCGAACGCTCCGCGCATGTCCTCAGTCACGACGAGCCCTTTGCGTCCCTCGGGGTGGAGCGGCGCACCGAGCTGATCCATGAGCAATCGGTCATTGTCGAATTCGAGAAAGATCTCGCGATCGACGCCCTTGCGCAACTGCTGCCGGAGGCGGCTGAACGTGTGAAGGCGGTCGGCGTGGTGGAATTCATCGCCGGCGCGCTCGAAGAGATGGAACCGCACACGATCCAAGCATTACAGCGCTTCCGGCGCGTGCTCGGCCTGCCGCCGCTCGAAGTGCGCCCGGCGGACGTCGATCCCCTGGCTCGCGCTGCTTCTTAG
- a CDS encoding fructose-bisphosphate aldolase, translating into MTPRVREILSWYGADSVGTLTNLARLLNHGRLAGTGKLVILPVDQGFEHGPARSFALNPAAYNPHYHFELAIEAGCNAYAAPLGFLEAGARDFAGEIPLILKANDNDSLREDKDANQALTASVQDALRLGCCAIGFTIYPGSAFQLEMFGKFRACAEEAKRNGLAVVIWSYPRGSDLSKEGESAIDVVGYAAQIAAQLGAHIIKVKLPTAHLEQEAARKVYQERGIPIGTAAERVRHVLDCAFAGRRIVIFSGGAATFDDKKLLEEIRAIQQGGGFGSIIGRNSFQRPKAEALRMLGEIIDIYAGA; encoded by the coding sequence ATGACACCGCGCGTGCGAGAGATTCTCAGTTGGTACGGTGCGGACAGCGTTGGGACATTGACCAATCTGGCCCGTCTGCTGAATCATGGCCGGCTCGCGGGGACCGGGAAGCTTGTGATCTTGCCGGTCGACCAGGGCTTCGAACATGGGCCGGCGCGCTCCTTCGCACTCAATCCCGCAGCTTACAATCCGCATTATCATTTCGAACTCGCCATTGAGGCCGGCTGCAATGCGTATGCCGCTCCACTTGGTTTTTTGGAAGCCGGCGCCCGCGATTTTGCCGGCGAAATCCCCCTGATCCTCAAGGCCAACGATAATGACTCGCTGCGTGAGGACAAAGATGCGAACCAGGCGTTGACCGCGAGCGTACAAGACGCCTTGCGCCTCGGTTGCTGTGCTATCGGATTTACGATTTATCCCGGATCGGCCTTTCAGCTGGAGATGTTCGGAAAATTCCGCGCTTGTGCCGAGGAGGCAAAACGCAACGGGCTTGCGGTGGTCATCTGGTCTTATCCGCGCGGGTCGGATCTGAGCAAGGAGGGGGAGTCCGCGATCGACGTCGTCGGTTATGCGGCGCAAATCGCGGCGCAGCTCGGCGCCCACATTATCAAAGTGAAACTGCCGACGGCGCATCTCGAGCAGGAAGCGGCGCGCAAAGTCTACCAAGAGCGGGGCATCCCGATTGGGACCGCGGCGGAGCGCGTGCGTCATGTGCTCGATTGCGCCTTTGCCGGCCGTCGCATTGTCATCTTTTCCGGTGGGGCAGCCACCTTCGATGACAAAAAGCTGCTTGAGGAGATTCGGGCGATCCAGCAGGGCGGAGGGTTCGGCTCGATCATTGGTCGCAATTCGTTCCAGAGGCCAAAGGCCGAGGCGCTCCGGATGCTCGGCGAGATCATCGACATTTATGCGGGGGCATGA
- a CDS encoding haloacid dehalogenase translates to MTPPHDLVFLFDVDNTLLDNDRVQADLAAYLTETFGVDACNLYWDIFEKLRQELGYADYLGALERFRIEKLHDPRVLRMSSWLVDYPFAERLYAGALAAVSHVGQWGPVVIFSDGDAVFQPRKVERSQLWMAFEGKVLIYIHKERELAQVERFYPAKQYVLIDDKLRVLNAVKKIWGERVVTVFPKQGHYAHDQQILAGCPPADIQLDRIGDLKDYALAAFLAPSRSKTT, encoded by the coding sequence ATGACCCCACCGCATGATCTCGTCTTCCTTTTCGATGTCGACAATACGCTCCTCGATAATGATCGAGTCCAGGCCGATTTGGCGGCCTATTTGACTGAGACGTTTGGGGTCGATGCCTGCAATCTTTATTGGGACATTTTTGAGAAACTGCGGCAAGAGCTTGGTTATGCCGATTACCTCGGCGCCTTGGAACGGTTCAGGATCGAGAAGCTGCACGATCCAAGGGTGTTGCGCATGTCGAGCTGGCTGGTCGACTATCCATTTGCCGAACGGCTCTATGCAGGTGCGCTTGCCGCCGTCAGCCACGTAGGGCAATGGGGCCCTGTCGTCATTTTCTCCGATGGCGACGCGGTGTTTCAGCCCCGGAAGGTCGAGCGCTCGCAACTCTGGATGGCCTTTGAGGGCAAGGTGCTTATTTATATCCATAAGGAACGCGAACTTGCCCAAGTGGAGCGCTTCTACCCGGCGAAACAATATGTCCTGATCGACGACAAGCTGCGGGTGCTCAATGCGGTGAAGAAGATTTGGGGCGAGCGTGTCGTCACCGTGTTTCCGAAGCAGGGCCACTACGCTCACGACCAGCAAATTCTCGCTGGCTGCCCGCCGGCCGATATCCAACTGGACCGCATTGGCGATTTAAAGGATTATGCCTTGGCTGCGTTTCTGGCCCCGTCACGGAGTAAGACCACGTAA